In Gadus morhua chromosome 2, gadMor3.0, whole genome shotgun sequence, a single window of DNA contains:
- the si:ch211-198m17.1 gene encoding mucin-2 isoform X3: MVFSYRHFVLLLGIAAKGITAGSSSTQGSSLNTSPTDGSDTTIALPTSPPGTSGTTSTAPGPLTISMVTSTTTPTTPSNTTEPSPGNTTSSVSPNSNSTAGPNEGSSTLAPSTTPTMFNTTENTTGPMSPSPPANSNSTTSSVTSSTIPGNTTLDPTGNNSTSGPTTILAATDMTQNNTDITGPSTSPPEYSNATTNPLPTATSPGNTTLDPAGNTSTSLPTTIPATTNTTENITDITGPSTSPPENITSNTSPFPTIPNQGNTTLGNTTLGPDGNTSTTSPLPTSTPDNTTLGPDGNTSTTSPLPPSTPDNTTLGPAGNTSTTSPLPTSTPDNTTLGPAGNNSTTSPLPPSTPDNTTLGNTTLGPDGNTSTTNPLPTSSPGNTTLGNTTLGPDGNTSTTSPLPTSTPDNTTPDNTTLGNTTLGPDGNTSTTNALPTYTPGNTTLGNTTLGPDGNTSTTSPLPTYTPGNTTLGNTTLGPDGNTSTTSPLPTSTPGNTTLGPAGNTSTPGPSTPQTTPERNNGTTAGLPTTTRPPGIVCPAVSCPPDSVCLQGICQCFAGRFMVNGTCETAQVFPGELHIVSLEFMDEMANSSSQIFLTTAANISSTLRGFLWNTPGYIRTDVVALARGSVLATVNNVFQNSNATQESVNAAINDGIENSPPNGVFINTTFTATDLCARLPPACDSLSTDCTSHNGVVKCICKEGFILNNISLRNCSRNNTSEPAGNTSTPSPPMTSPTPGNSTLDPAGNTSTSGPTTTPATTNTTENSTDVTGPSTSPPENSNATTGPLPTSTSPGNTTLGNTTLGPDGNTSTTNPLPTSSPGNTTLGNTTLGPDGNTSTTNPLPTSSPDNTTLGNTTLGPDGNTSTTSPLPTLSPGNTTLGNTTLGPDGNTSTTSPLPTSTPGNTTLGNTTLGPDGNTSTTNPLPTSTPGNTTLGNTTLGPDGNTSTTNPLPTSSPGNTTLGNTTLGPEGNTSTTSPLPTSTPGNTTLGNTTLGPEGNTSTTSPLPTSSPGNTTLGNTTLGPEGNTSTTNPLPTSSPGNTTLGPEGNTSTTNPLPTSTPGNTTLGNTTRGPEGNTSTTSPLPTSTLGKTTLGNTSLGPDGNTSTTNPLPTSSPGNTTLGNTTLGPEGNTSTTSPLPTSTPGNTTLGNTTLGPDGNTSTTNPLPTSTPGNTTQGPVGITSTTSPPTPSSGSTTQGPAGNTSTPGPSTPPSGSTTQGPAGNTSTPGSSTPPSGSTTQGPAGNTSTPGSSTPPSGSTTQGPAGNTSTPGSSTPPSGSTTQGPAGNTSTPGSSTPPSGSTTQGPAGNTSTPGSSTPQTTTAKNNGTTAGLPTTTTTTTTTKSPVIVCPAVSCPPDSVCRDGICQCFAGSYMVDGTCETAQVFPGELHIVSLEFVDDMANSTSEIFRKTSAKISSELRGFLADTPGYVRSEVLSLARGSVLATVNNVFQNSNATQKSVNTAIVDGIKNSGGFLNGTIFTATELCLEQPLPCDSMSTKCQSLNGRAQCSCQEGFIPNVFSSKSCSACPSGTRADSVKRTCPPCSFGYAGINCNDSSLLAVVVISVVLGSVLLLLVLGLIIWMCCFWSSPKQSSSPYPAKEQIPGSWGIPGVIPIPRATTQWDSNPSIEMSEGNGIHNLTEQPNSSTGGKRAHRGWRKTGSYDLDPAMRTFKGKNPSRYSYLVQGHENPYFLSGEDKKTQM; the protein is encoded by the exons GAATAACAGCGGGATCCAGCAGTACCCAAGGGTCCTCTCTGAACACAAGCCCCACCGATGGCTCCGATACAACGATCGCTCTGCCCACCTCACCGCCCGGAACCTCAGGCACAACGAGCACAGCTCCGGGCCCTCTCACCATCTCCATGGTGACGTCCACAACCACACCTACCACACCGTCAAATACAACGGAACCAAGCCCTGGGAATACAACATCTTCAGTGAGCCCCAACAGCAACAGCACTGCTGGTCCAAATGAGGGTTCCTCCACCCTTGCTCCTTCAACAACACCAACCATGTTTAATACAACGGAAAACACCACTGGCCCAATGTCTCCTTCGCCGCCCGCGAACAGTAACTCAACGACCAGCTCTGTCACATCCTCCACCATCCCAGGTAACACCACCCTAGATCCCACTGGGAACAACTCCACCTCTGGTCCGACAACCATCCTGGCCGCAACCGATatgacacaaaacaacacagacaTTACTGGGCCCTCTACTTCTCCACCCGAATATTCAAACGCCACGACCAACCCTCTTCCAACCGCTACCAGTCCAGGTAACACCACCCTAGATCCTGCTGGGAAtacctccacctctcttcctACAACCATCCCGGCTACAACCAATACGACAGAAAACATCACAGACATAACTGGGCCCTCTACTTCTCCACCCGAGAACATTACCTCCAACACCAGCCCTTTTCCAACCATCCCAAACCAAGGTAACACCACCCTAGGTAACACCACCCTAGGCCCCGATGGGAACACCTCCACAACCAGCCCTCTCCCAACATCCACCCCAGATAACACCACCCTAGGCCCCGATGGGAACACCTCCACAACCAGCCCTCTTCCACCATCCACCCCAGATAACACCACCCTAGGCCCAGCTGGGAACACCTCCACAACCAGCCCTCTCCCAACATCCACCCCAGATAACACCACCCTAGGCCCAGCTGGGAACAACTCCACAACCAGCCCTCTTCCACCATCCACCCCAGATAACACCACCCTAGGTAACACCACCCTAGGCCCCGATgggaacacctccaccaccaaccctcTCCCAACATCCAGCCCAGGAAACACCACCCTAGGTAACACCACCCTAGGCCCCGATGGGAATACCTCCACAACCAGCCCTCTCCCGACATCCACCCCAGATAACACCACCCCAGATAACACCACCCTAGGTAACACCACCCTAGGCCCCGATGGGAACACCTCCACAACCAACGCTCTCCCAACATACACTCCAGGTAACACCACCCTAGGTAACACAACCCTAGGCCCCGATGGGAACACCTCCACAACCAGCCCTCTCCCAACATACACTCCAGGTAACACCACCCTAGGTAACACAACCCTAGGCCCCGATGGGAACACCTCCACAACCAGCCCTCTCCCAACATCCACTCCAGGTAACACCACCCTAGGCCCAGCTGGGAACACCTCCACCCCTGGTCCTTCAACACCACAGACCACGCCAG AAAGGAACAACGGAACCACAGCAGGTCTTCCCACCACTACCAGACCACCAGGAATAG TTTGTCCTGCCGTCTCGTGCCCTCCTGACAGTGTTTGCCTGCAAGGGATATGTCAGTGCTTTGCCGGGCGCTTCATGGTGAATGGCACCTGCGAAACGG CTCAAGTTTTCCCTGGAGAGCTTCATATCGTCAGTTTGGAGTTTATGGACGAAATGGCCAACAGTTCCTCGCAGATATTCCTGACCACCGCAGCCAATATTTCCAGTACG CTGAGAGGATTCTTGTGGAACACGCCTGGATATATTAGGACCGACGTTGTTGCTCTGGC GCGCGGAAGTGTGCTAGCAACAGTCAATAACGTGTTCCAGAATTCCAACGCCACTCAAGAATCCGTTAACGCTGCAATCAACGACGGCATCGAGAACTCCCCCCCAAATGGAGTGTTCATCAATACCACATTTACAG CAACTGACCTTTGTGCAAGGCTGCCTCCTGCCTGTGATTCTTTGTCGACTGACTGCACGAGCCACAACGGGGTTGTAAAGTGTATCTGTAAAGAAGGCTTCATCCTAAACAACATCTCTCTCAGGAACTGCAGCA GGAACAACACTTCAGAACCTGCTGGCAACACATCCACACCGAGCCCTCCTATGACAAGCCCAACCCCAGGCAACAGCACCCTAGACCCCGCCGGGAATACCTCCACCTCCGGTCCTACAACCACCCCGGCCACAACCAATACGACAGAAAACAGCACAGACGTTACTGGGCCCTCTACTTCTCCGCCCGAAAATTCAAACGCCACAACCGGCCCTCTTCCAACGTCTACCAGCCCAGGAAACACCACCCTAGGTAACACCACCCTAGGCCCCGATGGGAATACCTCCACAACCAACCCTCTCCCAACATCTAGCCCAGGAAACACCACCCTAGGTAACACCACCCTAGGCCCCGATGGGaatacctccaccaccaaccctcTCCCAACCTCCAGCCCAGATAACACCACCCTAGGTAACACCACCCTAGGACCCGATGGGaatacctccaccaccagccctcTCCCAACACTCAGCCCAGGAAACACCACCCTAGGTAACACCACCCTAGGACCCGATGGGAATACCTCCACAACCAGCCCTCTCCCAACATCCACCCCAGGAAACACCACCCTAGGTAACACCACCCTAGGACCCGATGGGAATACCTCCACAACCAACCCTCTCCCAACATCCACCCCAGGAAACACCACCCTAGGTAACACCACCCTAGGCCCCGATGGGAACACCTCCACAACCAACCCTCTCCCAACATCCAGCCCAGGAAACACCACCCTAGGTAACACCACCCTAGGACCCGAGgggaacacctccaccaccagccctcTCCCAACATCCACCCCAGGAAACACCACCCTAGGTAACACCACCCTAGGACCCGAGgggaacacctccaccaccagccctcTCCCAACATCCAGCCCAGGAAACACCACCCTAGGTAACACCACCCTAGGACCCGAGgggaacacctccaccaccaaccctcTCCCAACATCCAGCCCAGGAAACACCACCCTAGGACCCGAGgggaacacctccaccaccaaccctcTCCCAACATCCACCCCAGGAAACACCACCCTAGGTAACACCACCCGAGGACCTGAGgggaacacctccaccaccagccctcTCCCAACATCCACCCTAGGAAAAACCACCCTAGGTAACACCAGCCTAGGCCCCGATGGGAATACCTCCACAACCAACCCTCTCCCAACATCCAGCCCAGGAAACACCACCCTAGGTAACACCACCCTAGGACCCGAGgggaacacctccaccaccagccctcTCCCAACATCCACCCCAGGAAACACCACCCTAGGTAACACCACCCTAGGCCCCGATGGGAATACCTCCACAACCAACCCTCTCCCAACATCCACCCCAGGAAACACCACTCAAGGTCCAGTTGGGATCACCTCCACAACAAGCCCTCCAACACCATCCTCAG GTAGCACCACCCAAGGCCCAGCTGGGAACACCTCCACCCCTGGTCCTTCAACACCACCCTCAGGTAGCACCACCCAAGGCCCAGCTGGGAACACCTCCACCCCTGGTTCTTCAACACCACCCTCAGGTAGCACCACCCAAGGCCCAGCTGGGAACACCTCCACCCCTGGTTCTTCAACACCACCCTCAGGTAGCACCACCCAAGGCCCAGCTGGGAACACCTCTACCCCTGGTTCTTCAACACCACCCTCAGGTAGCACCACCCAAGGCCCAGCTGGGAACACCTCTACCCCTGGTTCTTCAACACCACCCTCAGGTAGCACCACCCAAGGCCCAGCTGGGAACACCTCCACCCCTGGTTCTTCAACACCACAGACCACGACAG CAAAGAACAACGGAACCACAGCAGGtcttcccaccaccaccaccaccaccaccaccaccaaatcACCAGTAATAG TGTGCCCTGCCGTCTCGTGCCCTCCTGACAGTGTTTGTCGGGACGGGATCTGTCAGTGCTTTGCTGGGAGCTACATGGTGGATGGCACCTGCGAAACGG CTCAAGTTTTCCCTGGAGAGCTTCATATCGTCAGTTTGGAGTTTGTTGACGACATGGCCAACAGTACCTCCGAGATCTTCCGGAAAACTTCAGCCAAAATTTCCAGTGAG CTCAGAGGATTCCTCGCTGACACGCCTGGATATGTGAGGTCCGAAGTTCTTTCCCTGGC GCGCGGCAGTGTGCTAGCAACGGTCAATAACGTATTCCAGAATTCCAACGCCACTCAAAAATCCGTTAACACGGCCATAGTCGACGGCATCAAGAACTCGGGGGGCTTTCTCAACGGCACCATATTCACCG CCACCGAGCTGTGTTTAGAGCAGCCTCTACCCTGTGATTCCATGTCTACTAAATGCCAGAGCCTCAATGGGCGTGCACAGTGTTCCTGTCAAGAAGGCTTCATCCCTAACGTCTTCTCTAGCAAGAGCTGCAGCG CTTGTCCGAGTGGCACCCGGGCGGACTCCGTCAAGAGGACGTGCCCTCC ATGCTCATTTGGATATGCTGGCATCAACTGCAATGATT catCCCTactggcggtggtggtgatcTCTGTTGTGCTCGGGAGCGTTTTGCTCCTGCTGGTTCTGGGCCTGATCATCTG GATGTGCTGCTTCTGGAGCTCCCCCAAGCAAAGCAGCAGTCCGTACCCAGCCAAGGAGCAGATTCCGGGGTCCTGGGGCATCCCGGGGGTCATCCCCATCCCCCGCGCCACCACCCAGTGGGACTCGAACCCGTCCATCGAGATGAGCGAGGGGAACGGCATCCATAACCTGACGGAGCAGCCCAACAGCAGCACG GGGGGCAAAAGGGCTCACAGAGGATGGAGGAAG ACCGGATCTTATGACCTGGACCCAGCCATGAGGACCTTCAAGGGGAAGAACCCCTCACGTTACTCCTACCTGGTGCAGGGCCACGAGAACCCCTACTTCCTATCCGGAGAAGACAAGAAGACACAAATGTAA
- the si:ch211-198m17.1 gene encoding mucin-2 isoform X2 codes for MVFSYRHFVLLLGIAAKGITAGSSSTQGSSLNTSPTDGSDTTIALPTSPPGTSGTTSTAPGPLTISMVTSTTTPTTPSNTTEPSPGNTTSSVSPNSNSTAGPNEGSSTLAPSTTPTMFNTTENTTGPMSPSPPANSNSTTSSVTSSTIPGNTTLDPTGNNSTSGPTTILAATDMTQNNTDITGPSTSPPEYSNATTNPLPTATSPGNTTLDPAGNTSTSLPTTIPATTNTTENITDITGPSTSPPENITSNTSPFPTIPNQGNTTLGNTTLGPDGNTSTTSPLPTSTPDNTTLGPDGNTSTTSPLPPSTPDNTTLGPAGNTSTTSPLPTSTPDNTTLGPAGNNSTTSPLPPSTPDNTTLGNTTLGPDGNTSTTNPLPTSSPGNTTLGNTTLGPDGNTSTTSPLPTSTPDNTTPDNTTLGNTTLGPDGNTSTTNALPTYTPGNTTLGNTTLGPDGNTSTTSPLPTYTPGNTTLGNTTLGPDGNTSTTSPLPTSTPGNTTLGPAGNTSTPGPSTPQTTPERNNGTTAGLPTTTRPPGIVCPAVSCPPDSVCLQGICQCFAGRFMVNGTCETAQVFPGELHIVSLEFMDEMANSSSQIFLTTAANISSTLRGFLWNTPGYIRTDVVALARGSVLATVNNVFQNSNATQESVNAAINDGIENSPPNGVFINTTFTATDLCARLPPACDSLSTDCTSHNGVVKCICKEGFILNNISLRNCSRNNTSEPAGNTSTPSPPMTSPTPGNSTLDPAGNTSTSGPTTTPATTNTTENSTDVTGPSTSPPENSNATTGPLPTSTSPGNTTLGNTTLGPDGNTSTTNPLPTSSPGNTTLGNTTLGPDGNTSTTNPLPTSSPDNTTLGNTTLGPDGNTSTTSPLPTLSPGNTTLGNTTLGPDGNTSTTSPLPTSTPGNTTLGNTTLGPDGNTSTTNPLPTSTPGNTTLGNTTLGPDGNTSTTNPLPTSSPGNTTLGNTTLGPEGNTSTTSPLPTSTPGNTTLGNTTLGPEGNTSTTSPLPTSSPGNTTLGNTTLGPEGNTSTTNPLPTSSPGNTTLGPEGNTSTTNPLPTSTPGNTTLGNTTRGPEGNTSTTSPLPTSTLGKTTLGNTSLGPDGNTSTTNPLPTSSPGNTTLGNTTLGPEGNTSTTSPLPTSTPGNTTLGNTTLGPDGNTSTTNPLPTSTPGNTTQGPVGITSTTSPPTPSSGSTTQGPAGNTSTPGPSTPPSGSTTQGPAGNTSTPGPSTPPSGSTTQGPAGNTSTPGSSTPPSGSTTQGPAGNTSTPGSSTPPSGSTTQGPAGNTSTPGSSTPPSGSTTQGPAGNTSTPGSSTPPSGSTTQGPAGNTSTPGSSTPQTTTAKNNGTTAGLPTTTTTTTTTKSPVIVCPAVSCPPDSVCRDGICQCFAGSYMVDGTCETAQVFPGELHIVSLEFVDDMANSTSEIFRKTSAKISSELRGFLADTPGYVRSEVLSLARGSVLATVNNVFQNSNATQKSVNTAIVDGIKNSGGFLNGTIFTATELCLEQPLPCDSMSTKCQSLNGRAQCSCQEGFIPNVFSSKSCSACPSGTRADSVKRTCPPCSFGYAGINCNDSSLLAVVVISVVLGSVLLLLVLGLIIWMCCFWSSPKQSSSPYPAKEQIPGSWGIPGVIPIPRATTQWDSNPSIEMSEGNGIHNLTEQPNSSTTGSYDLDPAMRTFKGKNPSRYSYLVQGHENPYFLSGEDKKTQM; via the exons GAATAACAGCGGGATCCAGCAGTACCCAAGGGTCCTCTCTGAACACAAGCCCCACCGATGGCTCCGATACAACGATCGCTCTGCCCACCTCACCGCCCGGAACCTCAGGCACAACGAGCACAGCTCCGGGCCCTCTCACCATCTCCATGGTGACGTCCACAACCACACCTACCACACCGTCAAATACAACGGAACCAAGCCCTGGGAATACAACATCTTCAGTGAGCCCCAACAGCAACAGCACTGCTGGTCCAAATGAGGGTTCCTCCACCCTTGCTCCTTCAACAACACCAACCATGTTTAATACAACGGAAAACACCACTGGCCCAATGTCTCCTTCGCCGCCCGCGAACAGTAACTCAACGACCAGCTCTGTCACATCCTCCACCATCCCAGGTAACACCACCCTAGATCCCACTGGGAACAACTCCACCTCTGGTCCGACAACCATCCTGGCCGCAACCGATatgacacaaaacaacacagacaTTACTGGGCCCTCTACTTCTCCACCCGAATATTCAAACGCCACGACCAACCCTCTTCCAACCGCTACCAGTCCAGGTAACACCACCCTAGATCCTGCTGGGAAtacctccacctctcttcctACAACCATCCCGGCTACAACCAATACGACAGAAAACATCACAGACATAACTGGGCCCTCTACTTCTCCACCCGAGAACATTACCTCCAACACCAGCCCTTTTCCAACCATCCCAAACCAAGGTAACACCACCCTAGGTAACACCACCCTAGGCCCCGATGGGAACACCTCCACAACCAGCCCTCTCCCAACATCCACCCCAGATAACACCACCCTAGGCCCCGATGGGAACACCTCCACAACCAGCCCTCTTCCACCATCCACCCCAGATAACACCACCCTAGGCCCAGCTGGGAACACCTCCACAACCAGCCCTCTCCCAACATCCACCCCAGATAACACCACCCTAGGCCCAGCTGGGAACAACTCCACAACCAGCCCTCTTCCACCATCCACCCCAGATAACACCACCCTAGGTAACACCACCCTAGGCCCCGATgggaacacctccaccaccaaccctcTCCCAACATCCAGCCCAGGAAACACCACCCTAGGTAACACCACCCTAGGCCCCGATGGGAATACCTCCACAACCAGCCCTCTCCCGACATCCACCCCAGATAACACCACCCCAGATAACACCACCCTAGGTAACACCACCCTAGGCCCCGATGGGAACACCTCCACAACCAACGCTCTCCCAACATACACTCCAGGTAACACCACCCTAGGTAACACAACCCTAGGCCCCGATGGGAACACCTCCACAACCAGCCCTCTCCCAACATACACTCCAGGTAACACCACCCTAGGTAACACAACCCTAGGCCCCGATGGGAACACCTCCACAACCAGCCCTCTCCCAACATCCACTCCAGGTAACACCACCCTAGGCCCAGCTGGGAACACCTCCACCCCTGGTCCTTCAACACCACAGACCACGCCAG AAAGGAACAACGGAACCACAGCAGGTCTTCCCACCACTACCAGACCACCAGGAATAG TTTGTCCTGCCGTCTCGTGCCCTCCTGACAGTGTTTGCCTGCAAGGGATATGTCAGTGCTTTGCCGGGCGCTTCATGGTGAATGGCACCTGCGAAACGG CTCAAGTTTTCCCTGGAGAGCTTCATATCGTCAGTTTGGAGTTTATGGACGAAATGGCCAACAGTTCCTCGCAGATATTCCTGACCACCGCAGCCAATATTTCCAGTACG CTGAGAGGATTCTTGTGGAACACGCCTGGATATATTAGGACCGACGTTGTTGCTCTGGC GCGCGGAAGTGTGCTAGCAACAGTCAATAACGTGTTCCAGAATTCCAACGCCACTCAAGAATCCGTTAACGCTGCAATCAACGACGGCATCGAGAACTCCCCCCCAAATGGAGTGTTCATCAATACCACATTTACAG CAACTGACCTTTGTGCAAGGCTGCCTCCTGCCTGTGATTCTTTGTCGACTGACTGCACGAGCCACAACGGGGTTGTAAAGTGTATCTGTAAAGAAGGCTTCATCCTAAACAACATCTCTCTCAGGAACTGCAGCA GGAACAACACTTCAGAACCTGCTGGCAACACATCCACACCGAGCCCTCCTATGACAAGCCCAACCCCAGGCAACAGCACCCTAGACCCCGCCGGGAATACCTCCACCTCCGGTCCTACAACCACCCCGGCCACAACCAATACGACAGAAAACAGCACAGACGTTACTGGGCCCTCTACTTCTCCGCCCGAAAATTCAAACGCCACAACCGGCCCTCTTCCAACGTCTACCAGCCCAGGAAACACCACCCTAGGTAACACCACCCTAGGCCCCGATGGGAATACCTCCACAACCAACCCTCTCCCAACATCTAGCCCAGGAAACACCACCCTAGGTAACACCACCCTAGGCCCCGATGGGaatacctccaccaccaaccctcTCCCAACCTCCAGCCCAGATAACACCACCCTAGGTAACACCACCCTAGGACCCGATGGGaatacctccaccaccagccctcTCCCAACACTCAGCCCAGGAAACACCACCCTAGGTAACACCACCCTAGGACCCGATGGGAATACCTCCACAACCAGCCCTCTCCCAACATCCACCCCAGGAAACACCACCCTAGGTAACACCACCCTAGGACCCGATGGGAATACCTCCACAACCAACCCTCTCCCAACATCCACCCCAGGAAACACCACCCTAGGTAACACCACCCTAGGCCCCGATGGGAACACCTCCACAACCAACCCTCTCCCAACATCCAGCCCAGGAAACACCACCCTAGGTAACACCACCCTAGGACCCGAGgggaacacctccaccaccagccctcTCCCAACATCCACCCCAGGAAACACCACCCTAGGTAACACCACCCTAGGACCCGAGgggaacacctccaccaccagccctcTCCCAACATCCAGCCCAGGAAACACCACCCTAGGTAACACCACCCTAGGACCCGAGgggaacacctccaccaccaaccctcTCCCAACATCCAGCCCAGGAAACACCACCCTAGGACCCGAGgggaacacctccaccaccaaccctcTCCCAACATCCACCCCAGGAAACACCACCCTAGGTAACACCACCCGAGGACCTGAGgggaacacctccaccaccagccctcTCCCAACATCCACCCTAGGAAAAACCACCCTAGGTAACACCAGCCTAGGCCCCGATGGGAATACCTCCACAACCAACCCTCTCCCAACATCCAGCCCAGGAAACACCACCCTAGGTAACACCACCCTAGGACCCGAGgggaacacctccaccaccagccctcTCCCAACATCCACCCCAGGAAACACCACCCTAGGTAACACCACCCTAGGCCCCGATGGGAATACCTCCACAACCAACCCTCTCCCAACATCCACCCCAGGAAACACCACTCAAGGTCCAGTTGGGATCACCTCCACAACAAGCCCTCCAACACCATCCTCAGGTAGCACCACCCAAGGCCCAGCTGGGAACACCTCCACCCCTGGTCCTTCAACACCACCCTCAGGTAGCACCACCCAAGGCCCAGCTGGGAACACCTCCACCCCTGGTCCTTCAACACCACCCTCAGGTAGCACCACCCAAGGCCCAGCTGGGAACACCTCCACCCCTGGTTCTTCAACACCACCCTCAGGTAGCACCACCCAAGGCCCAGCTGGGAACACCTCCACCCCTGGTTCTTCAACACCACCCTCAGGTAGCACCACCCAAGGCCCAGCTGGGAACACCTCTACCCCTGGTTCTTCAACACCACCCTCAGGTAGCACCACCCAAGGCCCAGCTGGGAACACCTCTACCCCTGGTTCTTCAACACCACCCTCAGGTAGCACCACCCAAGGCCCAGCTGGGAACACCTCCACCCCTGGTTCTTCAACACCACAGACCACGACAG CAAAGAACAACGGAACCACAGCAGGtcttcccaccaccaccaccaccaccaccaccaccaaatcACCAGTAATAG TGTGCCCTGCCGTCTCGTGCCCTCCTGACAGTGTTTGTCGGGACGGGATCTGTCAGTGCTTTGCTGGGAGCTACATGGTGGATGGCACCTGCGAAACGG CTCAAGTTTTCCCTGGAGAGCTTCATATCGTCAGTTTGGAGTTTGTTGACGACATGGCCAACAGTACCTCCGAGATCTTCCGGAAAACTTCAGCCAAAATTTCCAGTGAG CTCAGAGGATTCCTCGCTGACACGCCTGGATATGTGAGGTCCGAAGTTCTTTCCCTGGC GCGCGGCAGTGTGCTAGCAACGGTCAATAACGTATTCCAGAATTCCAACGCCACTCAAAAATCCGTTAACACGGCCATAGTCGACGGCATCAAGAACTCGGGGGGCTTTCTCAACGGCACCATATTCACCG CCACCGAGCTGTGTTTAGAGCAGCCTCTACCCTGTGATTCCATGTCTACTAAATGCCAGAGCCTCAATGGGCGTGCACAGTGTTCCTGTCAAGAAGGCTTCATCCCTAACGTCTTCTCTAGCAAGAGCTGCAGCG CTTGTCCGAGTGGCACCCGGGCGGACTCCGTCAAGAGGACGTGCCCTCC ATGCTCATTTGGATATGCTGGCATCAACTGCAATGATT catCCCTactggcggtggtggtgatcTCTGTTGTGCTCGGGAGCGTTTTGCTCCTGCTGGTTCTGGGCCTGATCATCTG GATGTGCTGCTTCTGGAGCTCCCCCAAGCAAAGCAGCAGTCCGTACCCAGCCAAGGAGCAGATTCCGGGGTCCTGGGGCATCCCGGGGGTCATCCCCATCCCCCGCGCCACCACCCAGTGGGACTCGAACCCGTCCATCGAGATGAGCGAGGGGAACGGCATCCATAACCTGACGGAGCAGCCCAACAGCAGCACG ACCGGATCTTATGACCTGGACCCAGCCATGAGGACCTTCAAGGGGAAGAACCCCTCACGTTACTCCTACCTGGTGCAGGGCCACGAGAACCCCTACTTCCTATCCGGAGAAGACAAGAAGACACAAATGTAA